gtatccttcatttcagggagggggtagtactctgtactgggaggtaatcacctgctgttccagctccacctgctttacctccagctgggtgaatgtatccttcatttcagggagggggtagtactctgtactgggaggtaatcacctgctgttccagctccacctgctgtacctccagctgggtgaatgtatccttcatttcagggagggggtagtactctgtactgggaggtaatcacctgctgttccagctccacctgctgtacctccagctgggtgaatgtatccttcatttcagggagggggtagtactctgtactctgtactgggaggtaatcacctgctgttccagctccacctgctttacctccagctgggtgaatgtatccttcatttcagggagggggtagtactctgtactgggaggtaatcacctgctgttccagctccacctgctttacctccagctgggtgaatgtatccttcatttcagggagggggtagtactctgtactgggaggtaatcacctgctgttccagctccacctgctttacctccagctgggtgaatgtatccttcatttcagggagggggtagtactctgtactgggaggtaatcacctgctgttccagctccacctgctgtacctccagctgggtgaatgtatccttcatttcagggagggggtagtactctgtactgggaggtaatcacctgctgttccagctccacctgctttacctccagctgggtgaatgtatccttcatttcagggagggggtagtactctgtactgggaggtaatcacctgctgttccagctccacctgctttacctccagctgggtgaatgtatccttcatttcagggagggggtagtactctgtactgggaggtaatcacctgctgttccagctccacctgctgtacctccagctgggtgaatgtatccttcatttcagggagggggtagtactctgtactgggaggtaatcacctgctgttccagctccacctgctttacctccagctgggtgaatgtatccttcatttcagggagggggtagtactctgtactgggaggtaatcacctgctgttccagctccacctgctttacctccagctgggtgaatgtatccttcatttcagggagggggtagtactctgtactgggaggtaatcacctgctgttccagctccacctgctttacctccagctgggtgaatgtatccttcatttcagggagggggtagtactctgtactgggaggtaatcacctgctgttccagctccacctgctgtacctccagctgggtgaatgtatccttcatttcagggagggggtagtactctgtactgggaggtaatcacctgctgttccagctccacctgctttacctccagctgggtgaatgtatccttcatttcagggagggggtagtactctgtactgggaggtaatcacctgctgttccagctccacctgctttacctccagctgggtgaatttatccttcatttcagggagggggtagtactctgtactgggaggtaatcacctgctgttccagctccacctgctttacctccagctgggtgaatgtatccttcatttcagggagggggtagtactctgtactgggaggtaatcacctgctgttccagctccacctgctttacctccagctgggtgaatgtatccttcatttcagggagggggtagtactctgtactgggaggtaatcacctgctgttccagctccacctgctttacctccagctgggtgaatgtatccttcatttcagggagggggtagtactctgtactgggaggtaatcacctgctgttccagctccacctgctgtacctccagctgggtgaatgtatccttcatttcagggagggggtagtactctgtactgggaggtaatcacctgctgttccagctccacctgctgtacctccagctgggtgaatgtatccttcatttcagggagggggtagtactctgtactgggaggtaatcacctgctgttccagctccacctgctttacctccagctgggtgaatgtatccttcatttcagggagggggtagtactctgtactgggaggtaatcacctgctgttccagctccacctgctttacctccagctgggtgaatgtatccttcatttcagggagggggtagtactctgtactgggaggtaatcacctgctgttccagctccacctgctgtacctccagctgggtgaatgtatccttcatttcagggagggggtagtactctgtactgggaggtaatcacctgctgttccagctccacctgctttacctccagctgggtgaatgtatccttcatttcagggagggggtagtactctgtactgggaggtaatcacctgctgttccagctccacctgctttacctccagctgggtgaatgtatccttcatttcagggagggggtagtactctgtactgggaggtaatcacctgctgttccagctccacctgctttacctccagctgggtgaatgtatccttcatttcagggagggggtagtactctgtactgggaggtaatcacctgctgttccagctccacctgctgtacctccagctgggtgaatgtatccttcatttcagggagggggtagtactctgtactgggaggtaatcacctgctgttccagctccacctgctttacctccagctgggtgaatgtatccttcatttcagggagggggtagtactctgtactctgtactgggaggtaatcacctgctgttccagctccacctgctttacctccagctgggtgaatgtatccttcatttcagggAGGGGGAAgtactctgtactgggaggtaatcacctgctgttccagctccacctgctttacctccagctgggtgaatgtatccttcatttcagggAGGGGGAAgtactctgtactgggaggttgactgttcTGCGGGGTTgtataatgaagaggtctggtctgacccgctcggggggggggggggggggggtatctttCTCAAGAGAGAGATTATCCTGCTGAGCTAATTCTCTATGATTATGTGAAAGTCCATCTAAAACTGTTTGGGGTTgtcctgtaccaatactgttccagacttatagagatgtatattagctgactcagagtcctcgttgtctagtatcctgagttttcacccctcgttaaccccccctctcaacaaaggggtagtgtgctaatagtgtgctctctctctctctcctctctccccaaccctctcattcctctcctctctcgctcttcctcccatatatttttctctctctctccccaaccctctctttctcttcctctatcccacttccctgtctctctcttcctcctctctctcttcctcctctctctctctcacttcctcctctccctctctctctctctctctcttcctcctctccctctctctctctctctctctctctcctctctctctttctccccctttctccttctctctcttcctcctctttctcttcctcctctctcgcttcctcctctctctctcttcctcccctctctctcttcctcccctctctctcttcctcctctctctcttcctcccctctctctcttcctcccctctctctcttcctcccctctctctcttcctcctctgtctcttcctcctctctcttcctcccctctctctcttcctcccctctctctcttcctcctctgtctcttcctcctctctcttcctcctctctctctcttcctcccccctgtctccctctccccccccctgtctccctctccccccacccctGTCTCCCTCTAGTTATGGGGACCATGTGCAGCACTTCAAGGTGCTCCAGGACAGGTCAGGACAATACTTTGTTTGGGAGGAGACGTTCTTCTCTCTGAATCAGATGGTGGAGTTCTACCATAGCAACAGCATCGCCAAGGAGGGAACCGTCTTCCTACGAGACCCAGAACAGTCTGCCAGGGTAACACCCCATCACATCAATTCAACTTCaattcatatctctctctctcaacctctctctctaccttcctccctctctctctctaccttcctccctctcctgtctctctctctctctctacttctctctctacctctctctctctctcaacctctctctacctctctctctctctctctctctctacttctctgtttctacctctctctacttctctctctctacctctctctctctctctttctctctctctctctctctctgtctctctctctgtctctctctctgtctctctgtctctctctgtctctctctgtctctctctctctctctctctcttattagATAGCCTGGTCTGAACAGTACTAGCCTGGTCTGAACAGTACTAGCCTGGTCTGAACAATACTAGCCTGGTCTGAACAGTACTAGCCTGGTCTGAACCGTACTAGCCTGGTCTGAACAGTACTAGCCTGGTCTGAACAATCCTAGCCTGGTCTGAACACTACTAGCCTGGTCTGAACACTACTAGCCTGGTCTGAACAGTACTAGCCTGGTCTGAACACTACTAGTCTGGTCTGAACACTACTAGTCTGGTCTGAACACTACTAGCCTGGTCTGAACACTACTAGCCTGGTCTGAACACTACTAGCCTGGTCTGAACACTACTAGCCTGGTCTGAACACTACTAGCCTGGTCTGAACACTACTAGTCTGGTCTGAACAGTACTAGCCTGGTCTGAGACGTGATTAGCATCAGCAGGGTTTGTATACATCATTGGTCTAACCCTGTCCtgtacccccctcccctccagcgCCCCCACCACGCCCATGCTCTGTTTGACTTCACCCCCAACCACCCCTCCCAGCTACGCTTCCTCCGCGGTGATGTCATCGACCTGCTCGACTGTTCCGATTCGCTGCGCTGGAGAGGCCGTTGTCATGGACGCGTCGGATTCTTCCCCCCGGAGTATGTCCAGGCCGTCTACCAATGACCCCGCCCCCATCTGCCACTGACCTGTcaatcaaactactgaccccacCCCCATCTGCCCCACCTCATCTACCAATGACGCCGCACCCATCTACCACTGACCTGTcaatcaaactactgaccccacCCCCATCTGCCCCACCTCATCTACCAATGACCCGTAACAGCAGTCAGTTCTCATGCTCTGTTTGTATAGAACACATATAAATTCCTTTACGTTTGTACTGAGTGTCTGCTTATATATGTTTGGCAGTACTTACTATTCTACTATACTAGTAAACAGAACAGGATGTTGAATATGACTGTTGTATGACGACTTTGTAGTGAGGACCAGAAGGGCagactatcaaatcaaatcaaatcaaatgtattttataaagcccttcttacatcagctgatgtctcaaagtgctgtacagaaacccagcctaaaaccccaaacagcaagcaatgcaggtgtagaagcacggtggctagggaaaaactccctagaaaggccagaacctaggaagaaacctagagaggaaccaggctatgaggggtggctaggaagaaacctagagaggaaccaggctatgaggggtggccagtcctcttctggctgtgccgggttggagattataacagaacatggccaagatgttcaaatgttcataaatgaaccagcatggtcaaataataatcatcacagtagttgtcgagggtgcaacaagtcagcacctcaggagtaaatgtcagttgacttttcatagccgagcattcagagttagagacagcaggtgtggtatagagagagagagtcgaaaacagcaggtccgggacaggtagcacgtccggtgaccaggtcagtgttccatagccgcaggcagaacagttgaaactggagcagcagcacgaccaggtggactggggacagcaaggagtcatcatgccaggtagtcctgacgcatggtcccagggttgaaactggagcagcagcacgaccaggtggacctCGACTATATATTCTGATACAACTCTTCATTTAGAAAGATGGACTTGAAAACAAAAAGGGGGCTGATTGGCTCGACAGCCCCACAACATCGGAAGGTTTCAGATTTCTAATATAACCTAAAACATACCTGGGGTTTAATTCTGGGGTTTGTTTCtgaaagttagctggctaactcatcgATCCGGCTTTGTAGTgttaccccccctcccctctgatATCTGCCGTGACGGTTCACCATGTGATTTAAAACATATATCTTTATTTTCTTTTAACTGTCATGACATATGTTTCAATAAAGTTATTTCACCTTTTTATGGTGCTCGTGTCTGCTGTCAGAAACaggagagaatgtgagatgtgttatgtgtctgtctgtgtgtctgtctgtgtgtctgtctgtgtgtctgtctgtctgtctgtctgtctgtctgtgtgtgtgtgtgtgtgtgtgtgtgtgtgtgtgtgtgtgtgtgtgtgtgtgtgtgtgtgtgcgtgcgtgcgtgcgtgcgtgcgtgcgtgcgtgcgtgcgtgtgtgtgtggtatgtgtggaaTGCGTGGCACCAGATTTCTCGTCGTGATGTGATGTTTGAGAAGCAGGAGACGGGGTCGCAGCCCAGAACTCCTCAGGGTAGAATAACTCCAGACAAAACAACCAGTATAAAGCACATCACTGctgtcaaaacacacacacacacacacacacacacacacacacacacacacacacacacacacacacacacacacacacacacacacacacacacacacacacacacacacacacacacacacacacacacacacacgaagacaAACTGCAACACCACATAAAACTGTGTTAATGTATTAAAATACATTAACAagagttgttctctctctctctctgtctgtctctgtctctgtcctctctctctctctctctctctctctctctctctgtctgtctctgtctctgtgctgtctctctctctctctctctgtctctctctctctctctctctctccgtctctctctctctctctccgtctgtctctgtctctgtcctgtctctctctctctctctctctctctctctctcaattcaattcaattcaattcaattgactttattgacatggcaagttcgttattacttacattgtcaaagtatacatatcgaaaatcaaaatcaaatatatatgtatatatatacaaaatatatatatatttatatataaataaatggtgggaccaacagcaataataacagtagtagtggacatgggattaccattaacaacaactacaacaacaatattaatcagaacaacaataaattaaagcaacagtagtagaccagtgtcaatatgacttgagaagacatatgacctggtatgaaagacaaaacaaaactaagctaaatgggaaatattatcaacattactttgcatttttcactggctgtccctcaggttgtggcaggaggacacatatttggctgccaaaactgcacattttggcttttcacccaataaatatttgattttttcttcatcttttatagtttcaaattctttgtattgagttataattttgggaaagaaatatgctcttaggtctgagtatttgtcacagtgtagtaggaaatgcacctctgtctctacctctcctctggagcagagtgagcacagcctgtcctctctgggcagccaggtttgtctgtgacgaccggtctctatagccagacggtgctcactgagtctgtacctagtcaatgttttcctcagttttctatcagtcacagtggtcagatagtctgccaccatgtactgtctgtttagagccaaatagcattgaagtttactttgattttttgtggtgtctttccaataggttatatatttttctttttgttttgtgatgatttggttgggccagattttctgagggctgtcccgaggctctatggggttggtttgggttggtgaactgagcctcagaaccagctggctgaggggactcttctctggtttcatctcttgacattgtagagctgtgtgatgtgtgtgtctctctctctctctctctctctctctctctctctctgtctctgtcctgtctctctctctctctctctctctctctctgtctctgtctctgtctctgtctctgtctgtctctgtctctgtgctgtctctctctctctctctctctccgtctctctctctctctctctctctgtctctctcactctctctctctctctctctctgcactgtcACCTGATATAATCTAATCTAGTGGAATGTCAGTGTTCCACATTACAGTAAGTCAGGGCTCACCTTCCTGCACCCTGCATGACAAGGTTTCCTGCTAGAATGTGTGACTAACCATTCCATCCTGTCACAGCACAGCTTTGGTTCAGTCGTTAGCAGCAGGGTCTGGAGGTGGGGTACTGGGAGGGTTAGCAGTAGTTAGCTGGGTGCTAGGAGGGTTAGCAGTAGTTAGCATGGTGCTAGGAGGGTTAGCAGTAGTTAGCTGGGTGCTGGGAGGGTTAGCAGTAGTTAGCTGGGTGCTGGGAGGGTTAGCAGTAGTTAGCATGGTGCTAGGAGGGTTAGCAGTAGTTAGCTGGGTGCTGGGAGGGTTAGCAGTAGTTAGCATGGTGCTGGGGGGTTAGCAGTAGTTAGCATGGTGCTAGGAGGGTTAGCAGTAGTTAGCATGGTGCTAGGAGGGTTAGCAGTAGTTAGCTGGGTGCTGGGAGGGTTAGCAGTAGTTAGCTGGGTGCTGGGAGGGTTAGCAGTAGTTAGCATGGTGCTAGGAGGGTTAGCAGTAGTTAGCTGGGTACTGGGAGGGTTAACAGTAGTTAGCATGGTGCTGGGAGGGTTAGCAGTAGTTAGCATGGTGCTGGGAGGGTTAGCAGTAGTTAGCATGGTGCTGGGAGGGATAGCAGTAGTTAGCTGGGTGCTGGGAGGGTTAGCAGTAGTTAGCATGGTGCTGGGAGGGTTAGCAGTAGTTAGCTGGGTGCTGGGAGGGTTAGCAGTAGTTAGCATGGTGCTGGGAGGGTTAGCAGTAGTTAGCTGGGTGCTGGGAGGGTTAGCAGTAGTTAGCTGGGTACTGGGAGGGTTAGCAGTAGTTAGCTGGGTGCTGGGAGGGTTAACAGCACTAGCAGCGGGTTAATACTAGCAGTCATACTGATTAATGACATGTCACCTGGCTGCCAGAACTCACTCTGACGACTGAGAGAAagacgggggagagaggagagagggagagagaggaaagagagggagggagagaaataagAGAAGAagatggggcagagagagagagagagagactgggtgaaattccacagtgttccatcacagcagcaagatttgtgacctgttgtcacaagaaaagggcaaccagtgaagaacaaacaccattgtaaatacaacccatatttatgcttatttattttaacttgtgtgctttaaccatttgtacattgttacaacactgtatatatataatatgacatttgtaatgtctttattgttttgaaacttctgtatgtgtagtgtttactgttaatttttattgtttgtttcacttttgtgtattgtctacctcacttgctttggcaatgttaacacatgtttcccatgccaataaagccccttgaattgaattgaattgaattgaattgaattgaattgaattgagagagagagagagagagagagagagagagagagacagagagagacagagggagagagagagagagagagagacagagggagagagagagagagagagagacagagggagagagggagacagagagagagagagagataactgcaacacaattagacccaacgaAATCATGAAAAAACTAAAAgaaaattacttgacacattggaaagaatttgcAAAAGAAAacggagcaaactagaatgctatttggccctaaacagagagtacacagcagaatacctgaccactgtgactgtgACCACTGACACTGTATACAGACACAACATGACAATCAGGAATCAGGTAAGACCCAATCAGGAATCAGGTAAGACCCAATCAGGAATCAGGTAAGACCCTATCAGGAATCAGGTAAGACCCAATCAGGAATCAGGTAAGACCCAATCAGGAATCAGGTAAGACCCAATCAGGAATCAGGTAAGACCCAATCAGGAATCAGGTAAGACCCAATCAGGAATCAGGTAAGACCCAATCAGGAATCAGGTAAGACCCAAGagcagaccgtgtcgaagtaacaatgtttattgcagCAAACAGAGACAAAGGTCCAGGGcggcagaggtcagaggtcagacagaggtacagggcggcaggcaggctcagacaGAGGTCAGACATCCAGATAGTCTCAGGGTCAGACAGAGGTCAGACATCCAGATAGGGTCAGGGTCAGACAGAGGTCAGACATCCAGATAGGGTCagggggcaggcagaggtcagacATCCAGATAGGGCCAGGGTCAGACGGAGGTCAGACATCCAGATAGGGCCAGGGTCAGACAGAGGTCAGACATCCAGATAGGGCCAGGGTCAGACGGAGGTCAGACATCCAGATAGGGCCAGGGTCAGACAGAGGTCAGCCATCCAGATAGGGCCAGGGTCAGACGGAGGTCAGACATCCAGATAGGCTCagggggcaggcagaggtcagacATCCAGATAGGCTCAGGTTCAGACAGAGGTCAGGcgggcaagggtcaaaaaccaggagggtgagaaaaagagaggctgaCGGAAAAGACAGCAGCTGACAGGACAAAACACTGGTAatcttgacaaacaagacgaactgccaatagacagagaacacaggtagaaATACCCAGGGGATCATGGGGAAGATGAGTGACAcgtggagaggagggggggtggagacaatcaacAAAGACAGGTGTAACAGATCAGGGTGACAcctggagagggggggggtggagacaatcaacaaagacaggtgaaacagatcagggtgtgacaaggacA
This DNA window, taken from Salvelinus namaycush isolate Seneca unplaced genomic scaffold, SaNama_1.0 Scaffold3598, whole genome shotgun sequence, encodes the following:
- the LOC120040522 gene encoding GRB2-related adapter protein-like; its protein translation is PPPCLPLPPPLSPSSYGDHVQHFKVLQDRSGQYFVWEETFFSLNQMVEFYHSNSIAKEGTVFLRDPEQSARRPHHAHALFDFTPNHPSQLRFLRGDVIDLLDCSDSLRWRGRCHGRVGFFPPEYVQAVYQ